From Microlunatus capsulatus, a single genomic window includes:
- a CDS encoding nucleotidyltransferase domain-containing protein, with product MLLTDVLAVTGAIDAVGVRWWVGGGWGVDVLVGRVTRAHRDLDLAVDAQGLGPAVTALAALGYRPETDWLPVRLELAAPGARWVDLHPVVLDAAGDGVQAGPDGTTFAYPARDLVSGVLEGHRLACLSVARQRVFRTGYPPRPQDRHDLALLDTLDGVDAVDGLEGADARPHPARPDRPTHDDD from the coding sequence GTGCTGCTGACCGACGTGCTCGCCGTCACCGGGGCGATCGACGCCGTGGGCGTGCGCTGGTGGGTGGGCGGCGGCTGGGGCGTCGACGTCCTCGTCGGCCGGGTCACCCGGGCGCACCGCGACCTCGACCTCGCCGTCGACGCGCAGGGCCTGGGGCCCGCCGTCACCGCCCTGGCCGCCCTGGGCTACCGGCCCGAGACCGACTGGCTGCCCGTCCGGCTGGAGCTGGCCGCACCCGGCGCCCGCTGGGTCGACCTGCACCCCGTCGTGCTCGACGCGGCCGGCGACGGCGTCCAGGCCGGACCCGACGGCACGACCTTCGCCTACCCGGCCCGGGACCTGGTCAGCGGCGTGCTCGAGGGACACCGCCTGGCCTGCCTCTCCGTCGCGCGGCAGCGCGTCTTCCGCACCGGCTACCCGCCCCGGCCGCAGGACCGCCACGACCTCGCCCTGCTCGACACGCTGGACGGCGTGGACGCGGTGGACGGGCTCGAGGGGGCGGACGCGCGCCCGCATCCCGCTAGGCCGGACCGCCCGACCCACGACGACGACTAG
- a CDS encoding glutamate--cysteine ligase: protein MGAEVDQTTFTREDRKRHREKVRKGLDVLARMLTESRFDFERPMVGLEIELNLVDEQCEPAMRNAEVLQAIADPAFVTELGRFNIEINVPPRRLSESGFTRFEESVRAALNAAEPKAQAIGAQTVMVGILPTLRPEHVQLGNLSENPRYSLLDQQIFAARGEDLEIVVDGVERLQMVSDTITPEAACTSTQVHLQVSPDDFAGYWNAAQAIAGVQVAVGANSPYLFGRELYAESRIPLFEQSTDTRPEELKVQGVRPRVWFGERWVTSIFDLFEENSRYFPALLPITSDEDPAAVLDAGGVPELEELKLHNGTVYRWNRPVYDVSDGGPHLRVENRVLPAGPTVVDTLANAAFFAGLVRALADDDRPLWSQMSFQAAHDNFVVGSRHGIAAELYWPGVGHVPAAELVVRKLLPRAAEGLALWGVSDAESGRLLDIVERRCLRGANGATWQTAEVHRRERAGESREQALRGMLGRYLDGMHSNEPVHTWGTD from the coding sequence ATGGGAGCCGAGGTCGACCAGACCACGTTCACGCGCGAGGACCGCAAGCGCCACCGGGAGAAGGTCCGCAAGGGCCTGGACGTCCTCGCGCGGATGCTCACCGAGTCCCGCTTCGACTTCGAGCGCCCGATGGTGGGCCTGGAGATCGAGCTGAACCTCGTCGACGAGCAGTGCGAGCCGGCGATGCGCAACGCCGAGGTGCTGCAGGCCATCGCCGACCCGGCCTTCGTCACCGAGCTGGGCCGGTTCAACATCGAGATCAACGTGCCGCCCCGGCGGCTCAGCGAGTCGGGCTTCACCCGCTTCGAGGAGTCGGTGCGGGCGGCGCTGAACGCCGCCGAGCCCAAGGCGCAGGCGATCGGCGCGCAGACGGTGATGGTCGGCATCCTGCCCACGCTGCGGCCGGAGCACGTGCAGCTCGGCAACCTCAGCGAGAACCCGCGCTACTCCCTGCTGGACCAGCAGATCTTCGCCGCGCGGGGGGAGGACCTCGAGATCGTCGTCGACGGCGTCGAGCGGCTGCAGATGGTCTCCGACACCATCACCCCCGAGGCGGCCTGCACCTCGACCCAGGTCCACCTCCAGGTCAGCCCGGACGACTTCGCCGGGTACTGGAACGCCGCGCAGGCCATCGCCGGCGTGCAGGTGGCGGTGGGGGCCAACTCGCCCTACCTGTTCGGCCGCGAGCTGTACGCGGAGTCGCGGATCCCGCTGTTCGAGCAGAGCACCGATACCCGCCCCGAGGAGCTCAAGGTGCAGGGCGTCCGGCCGCGGGTGTGGTTCGGCGAGCGCTGGGTGACCTCGATCTTCGACCTCTTCGAGGAGAACTCGCGCTACTTCCCGGCTCTCCTGCCCATCACCAGCGACGAGGACCCGGCGGCGGTGCTGGACGCCGGCGGTGTGCCCGAGCTCGAGGAGCTCAAGCTGCACAACGGCACGGTCTACCGCTGGAACCGGCCGGTCTACGACGTCTCCGACGGCGGGCCGCACCTGCGGGTGGAGAACCGCGTGCTGCCGGCCGGGCCGACGGTCGTCGACACCCTCGCCAACGCGGCCTTCTTCGCCGGCCTGGTGCGGGCGCTGGCCGACGACGACCGGCCGCTGTGGAGCCAGATGTCGTTCCAGGCGGCGCACGACAACTTCGTCGTCGGCTCCCGCCACGGCATCGCCGCCGAGCTCTACTGGCCGGGAGTCGGCCACGTCCCGGCCGCCGAGCTGGTGGTGCGCAAGCTGCTGCCGCGCGCGGCGGAGGGGCTGGCGCTGTGGGGCGTCTCCGACGCCGAGAGCGGGCGGCTGCTGGACATCGTCGAGCGACGCTGCCTGCGGGGGGCCAACGGCGCCACCTGGCAGACTGCCGAGGTGCACCGTCGGGAGCGGGCGGGGGAGTCGCGCGAGCAGGCCCTGCGCGGGATGCTCGGCCGCTACCTGGACGGGATGCACAGCAACGAGCCGGTACACACCTGGGGGACGGACTGA
- a CDS encoding universal stress protein, translating into MAETQQAEGPAATPVPAATAGGGSTRVIVVGYSAKPEGRAALARALAEARARDAEVVVVHTSPDAELADLRAELAASGVPHELKEAADALDPAEELITTADARDAEFIVIGLRKRSPVGKLLLGSNAQRVLLDAACPVLAVKAESA; encoded by the coding sequence ATGGCCGAGACGCAGCAGGCAGAGGGCCCGGCGGCGACGCCGGTCCCGGCCGCGACCGCCGGCGGCGGGTCGACGCGGGTGATCGTCGTCGGCTACTCGGCCAAGCCCGAGGGGCGGGCCGCGCTGGCCCGGGCCCTGGCCGAGGCGCGCGCCCGCGACGCCGAGGTCGTCGTCGTGCACACCTCACCCGACGCCGAGCTGGCCGACCTGCGGGCCGAGCTGGCCGCGTCCGGCGTCCCGCACGAGCTCAAGGAGGCCGCGGACGCGCTCGACCCGGCCGAGGAGCTCATCACCACCGCCGACGCCCGCGACGCCGAGTTCATCGTCATCGGCCTGCGCAAGCGCTCGCCGGTCGGCAAGCTGCTGCTGGGCAGCAACGCCCAGCGCGTGCTGCTGGACGCGGCCTGCCCGGTGCTGGCCGTCAAGGCCGAGTCGGCCTGA
- a CDS encoding RNA polymerase sigma factor yields MTPPSHADSSSPVVSAAPDRAPQVSAPVKKAPAKRAPAKKAALKAVTTEGGTPTKRASTAKAKAAAAPVAGDDAVPAELEDISVEELAAAVPEGEVAGADVVVEIDADEVVVTVGKKLTLDDVDENAFEPAKVAPLEKELVEDQGFVLSAADDADEPEQQVMVAGATADPVKDYLKQIGKVALLNAEMEVELAKRIEAGLFADEKIADPKVKTKAAQLEDFEWIAEDGRRAKNHLLEANLRLVVSLAKRYTGRGMLFLDLIQEGNLGLIRAVEKFDYTKGYKFSTYATWWIRQAITRAMADQARTIRIPVHMVEVINKLARVQRQMLQDLGREPTPEELAKELDMTPEKVVEVQKYGREPISLHTPLGEDGDSEFGDLIEDSEAVVPADAVSFTLLQEQLHDVLDTLSEREAGVVSMRFGLTDGQPKTLDEIGKVYGVTRERIRQIESKTMSKLRHPSRSQVLRDYLD; encoded by the coding sequence GTGACACCCCCCTCCCACGCAGACTCGTCCTCCCCCGTCGTGAGCGCCGCGCCTGACCGAGCGCCCCAGGTGAGCGCTCCGGTCAAGAAGGCCCCGGCGAAGCGGGCCCCGGCGAAGAAGGCCGCGCTCAAGGCGGTCACCACCGAGGGCGGGACCCCGACCAAGCGCGCGTCGACCGCGAAGGCGAAGGCGGCGGCCGCCCCGGTCGCCGGCGACGACGCGGTGCCCGCCGAGCTCGAGGACATCAGCGTCGAGGAGCTGGCCGCAGCCGTGCCCGAGGGCGAGGTGGCCGGCGCCGACGTCGTCGTCGAGATCGACGCCGACGAGGTCGTCGTCACGGTCGGCAAGAAGCTGACGCTGGACGACGTCGACGAGAACGCCTTCGAGCCCGCCAAGGTCGCGCCGCTGGAGAAGGAGCTCGTCGAGGACCAGGGCTTCGTGCTCTCGGCCGCCGACGACGCCGACGAGCCCGAGCAGCAGGTCATGGTGGCCGGTGCCACCGCCGACCCGGTCAAGGACTACCTGAAGCAGATCGGCAAGGTCGCGCTGCTGAACGCCGAGATGGAGGTCGAGCTCGCCAAGCGGATCGAGGCCGGCCTCTTCGCGGACGAGAAGATCGCCGACCCCAAGGTCAAGACCAAGGCCGCCCAGCTCGAGGACTTCGAGTGGATCGCCGAGGACGGCCGCCGCGCCAAGAACCACCTGCTCGAGGCCAACCTGCGCCTCGTCGTCAGCCTGGCCAAGCGCTACACCGGCCGCGGCATGCTCTTCCTGGACCTGATCCAGGAGGGCAACCTGGGCCTGATCCGTGCGGTCGAGAAGTTCGACTACACCAAGGGCTACAAGTTCTCCACCTACGCGACGTGGTGGATCCGCCAGGCCATCACCCGGGCCATGGCCGACCAGGCCCGCACCATCCGCATCCCGGTGCACATGGTCGAGGTCATCAACAAGCTCGCCCGCGTCCAGCGCCAGATGCTGCAGGACCTGGGCCGCGAGCCCACCCCGGAGGAGCTCGCCAAGGAGCTCGACATGACCCCGGAGAAGGTCGTGGAGGTGCAGAAGTACGGGCGCGAGCCCATCTCGCTGCACACCCCGCTGGGTGAGGACGGCGACTCCGAGTTCGGCGACCTCATCGAGGACTCCGAGGCGGTCGTGCCGGCCGACGCCGTCAGCTTCACCCTCCTGCAGGAGCAGCTGCACGACGTGCTCGACACCCTGAGCGAGCGCGAGGCCGGCGTGGTCTCGATGCGCTTCGGCCTCACCGACGGCCAGCCGAAGACGCTGGACGAGATCGGCAAGGTCTACGGCGTGACCCGCGAGCGGATCCGCCAGATCGAGTCGAAGACGATGAGCAAGCTGCGGCACCCGTCGCGCTCGCAGGTCCTGCGCGACTACCTGGACTGA
- the def gene encoding peptide deformylase: MATRPIRLFGDPILRQKAAPVVDFDKELRDLVRDLTDTMIDANGGGIAAPQIGVGLRVFTYVVEGEIGHVVNPQVEVIGDEEQVGPEGCLSIPDLPFDCRRPLHVVTTGFTMHGEPLRVEGRGRLSVIIEHETDHLDGILFVDRLDPRTRQAAEAAIREAEWSGGVVPEIRFSPHAPLRAAARRRASTA, encoded by the coding sequence ATGGCCACCAGACCGATCCGACTCTTCGGCGACCCGATCCTGCGGCAGAAGGCGGCGCCGGTCGTGGACTTCGACAAGGAGCTGCGGGACCTGGTCCGCGATCTCACGGACACGATGATCGATGCGAACGGCGGCGGGATCGCAGCACCGCAGATCGGCGTGGGCCTCCGGGTCTTCACCTACGTCGTCGAAGGCGAGATCGGCCACGTCGTCAACCCGCAGGTCGAGGTCATCGGGGACGAAGAGCAGGTCGGCCCAGAAGGCTGCCTCTCGATCCCCGATCTGCCCTTCGACTGCCGACGCCCCCTGCACGTGGTCACCACCGGCTTCACGATGCACGGCGAGCCCCTCCGCGTCGAGGGGCGCGGTCGGCTCTCGGTGATCATCGAGCACGAGACCGACCACCTCGACGGCATCTTGTTCGTCGACCGACTCGACCCCCGGACCAGGCAGGCCGCTGAGGCCGCGATCCGAGAGGCTGAGTGGAGCGGTGGCGTCGTGCCCGAGATCCGGTTCAGCCCGCACGCCCCGCTCCGGGCTGCCGCCCGTCGTCGCGCGAGCACTGCCTGA
- a CDS encoding LLM class flavin-dependent oxidoreductase, with protein MHIGVDSFVSEVTDPKTDHVVGPVERMEHLLEEIALADQVGLYSFGIGEHHRHEYYDSAPPVILAAAAARTQRIRLGSAVKVLSADDPVRVFQQFATLDLISGGRVDLVVGRGSFTESFPLFGLDLADYDALFEEKLGLLLQLRDDVEVTWSGQFRPPLVEQGVFPRPVQDPLPIWVGVGGTPQSFVRAGLLGLPLMVAIIGGEPRQFAPLIDLYRRAGAHAGHPPEQLQVGLHVFGYVGESTQAAADTIYPGWHKMFTAVSRERGFAAPSRAQFDATAGPDGAFFMGDPRTVADKIRRIAAQVGGVDRLSLQMTNPLLAHDDLLRGIELLGTEVAPLVADV; from the coding sequence ATGCACATCGGCGTCGACAGCTTTGTCTCCGAGGTCACGGACCCGAAGACCGACCACGTCGTCGGTCCCGTCGAGCGGATGGAACACCTGCTCGAGGAGATCGCGCTGGCCGACCAGGTCGGTCTGTACTCGTTCGGCATCGGGGAGCACCACCGCCACGAGTACTACGACTCGGCACCGCCCGTCATCCTCGCCGCTGCGGCCGCACGGACGCAGCGCATCCGGCTCGGCAGCGCGGTGAAGGTGTTGAGTGCCGACGACCCGGTACGCGTCTTCCAGCAGTTCGCGACGCTCGACCTGATCTCGGGCGGCCGGGTCGACCTCGTCGTCGGGCGCGGGTCGTTCACGGAGTCGTTCCCGCTGTTCGGCCTCGACCTCGCCGACTACGACGCGCTCTTCGAGGAGAAGCTCGGGCTGCTCCTCCAGCTGCGCGACGACGTCGAGGTCACGTGGTCGGGTCAGTTCCGTCCGCCGCTGGTCGAGCAGGGCGTCTTCCCGCGCCCCGTGCAGGACCCGCTGCCGATCTGGGTCGGTGTCGGCGGGACGCCCCAGTCCTTCGTGCGCGCCGGTTTGCTCGGGCTACCGCTGATGGTCGCGATCATCGGCGGCGAACCCCGTCAGTTCGCACCGCTGATCGACCTGTACCGGCGGGCGGGTGCCCACGCGGGCCACCCACCCGAGCAGCTGCAGGTCGGGCTGCACGTCTTCGGCTACGTCGGCGAGAGCACCCAGGCGGCCGCCGACACGATCTACCCCGGGTGGCACAAGATGTTCACCGCGGTCTCCCGGGAGCGCGGGTTCGCCGCGCCGAGCCGTGCGCAGTTCGACGCCACCGCCGGCCCGGATGGCGCCTTCTTCATGGGTGATCCCCGGACCGTCGCGGACAAGATCCGGCGCATCGCCGCACAGGTCGGCGGGGTCGACCGCCTCTCGTTGCAGATGACGAACCCGCTGCTCGCCCACGACGACCTGCTGCGCGGCATCGAACTGCTCGGCACCGAGGTCGCGCCCCTGGTCGCCGACGTCTGA
- a CDS encoding helix-turn-helix transcriptional regulator: MDVATRSAHWLGEVVDLMRGPSPVMPVAALLTSLSQTFDVSGSSWDWFDPDGSFGMVMDPAEIPQIEQETLDRWLTGELFDTHALLQWFRVTGDLRPQTTARVPTRILARRRRLPLERALAAMAMEHQLSVVYRQHGPTHRAFVLARGGSDFSDDDLVVAQVVQRSLAALDHQVAVMQRMTRPAAAADLGLTGRELAVLQLMAEGTTIRRAARELACSPRTVEKHLENAYRRLGVRDRLNAVRVLHITGTTTPVLATDHLTVTGSGDYRGPVRPAVRTSAGPTPPRAP, translated from the coding sequence ATGGACGTCGCCACCCGAAGTGCGCACTGGCTCGGCGAGGTCGTCGACCTGATGCGCGGCCCGAGCCCCGTCATGCCCGTGGCGGCCCTCCTCACCTCGCTGAGCCAGACCTTCGACGTCTCCGGTTCCTCGTGGGACTGGTTCGACCCGGACGGGTCGTTCGGGATGGTCATGGACCCGGCAGAGATACCCCAGATCGAGCAGGAGACGCTCGACCGCTGGCTGACCGGTGAGCTGTTCGACACCCACGCGTTGCTGCAGTGGTTCCGGGTCACCGGCGACCTGCGGCCGCAGACCACCGCACGTGTCCCGACCCGCATCCTCGCGCGACGCCGTCGGCTGCCCCTCGAGCGCGCACTCGCTGCGATGGCGATGGAGCACCAGCTCTCGGTCGTCTACCGGCAGCACGGTCCCACGCACCGGGCCTTCGTGCTGGCCCGCGGTGGGTCAGACTTCAGCGACGACGACCTCGTGGTCGCCCAGGTGGTCCAACGATCGCTCGCTGCCCTCGACCACCAGGTCGCGGTGATGCAGCGGATGACGAGGCCCGCTGCTGCCGCCGACCTGGGGCTGACCGGTCGAGAGCTGGCCGTCCTCCAGCTGATGGCCGAGGGCACCACCATCCGTCGTGCGGCCAGGGAGCTGGCCTGCAGCCCACGCACCGTCGAGAAGCACCTCGAGAACGCCTACCGCCGTCTGGGTGTCCGGGACCGCCTCAACGCCGTCCGGGTCCTGCACATCACGGGCACGACCACCCCTGTCCTCGCGACGGACCACCTGACGGTCACGGGCTCGGGCGACTACCGCGGCCCGGTCCGGCCAGCCGTGAGGACGAGCGCGGGCCCGACCCCGCCCCGTGCTCCCTGA